The following proteins are co-located in the Meleagris gallopavo isolate NT-WF06-2002-E0010 breed Aviagen turkey brand Nicholas breeding stock chromosome 13, Turkey_5.1, whole genome shotgun sequence genome:
- the RANBP10 gene encoding ran-binding protein 10 produces MNRLPGWDKHSYGYHGDDGHSFCSSGTGQPYGPTFTTGDVIGCCVNLINNTCFYTKNGHSLGIAFTDLPSNLYPTVGLQTPGEIVDANFGQQPFVFDIEDYMREWRAKIQSTIKRFPIGDRLGEWQAMLQNMVSSYLVHHGYCSTATAFARVTDTAIQEEQTSIRNRQRIQKLVLAGRVGEAIEATQQLYPGLLEHNPNLLFMLKCRQFVEMVNGTDSEVRCFSAHSPRSQDSYPGSPSLSPRHGSSNSHVHSTGADSPTCSNGVMSTKSKQSHSKYPTLSSSSSSSSSSSPSSVNYSESNSTDSTKSQQHSSTSNQETSDSEMEMEAEHYPNGVLENSSTRIMNGTYKHEEILQTDESSMEDSCPQRQLCGGNHAATERMIQFGRELQMLSEQLCREYGKNTVHKKMLQDAFSLLAYSDPWNCPVGQQLDPIQREPVCAALNSAILESQNLPKQPPLMLALGQASECLRLMARVGLGSCSFARVDDYLH; encoded by the exons GATGGGATAAACATTCTTATGGGTACCACGGTGATGATGGGCACTCCTTCTGTTCCTCGGGGACAGGACAACCCTATGGCCCTACGTTCACAACTGGAGATGTCATCGGTTGCTGTGTCAACCTCATCAACAATACCTGCTTCTACACAAAAAATGGCCACAGTTTAG gTATAGCCTTTACAGACCTCCCT tCAAATCTGTACCCTACAGTGGGCCTCCAGACTCCAGGAGAGATAGTGGATGCCAACTTCGGGCAGCAGCCATTTGTGTTTGACATCGAGGACTACATGAGGGAGTGGCGAGCAAAGATTCAGAGCACCATTAAGCGGTTTCCCATAGGAGACAGGCTAGGCGAGTGGCAAGCCATGCTGCAGAA TATGGTTTCTTCATATTTGGTTCATCATGGGTACTGTTCAACAGCAACTGCCTTCGCCAGAGTCACAGACACTGCAATCCAGGAAGAACAGACCTCAATAAGGAACAGACAAA GAATACAGAAGCTAGTATTAGCAGGCCGAGTTGGAGAGGCTATAGAAGCCACCCAGCAGCTCTACCCTGGCCTCCTAGAACATAACCCCAACCTGCTCTTCATGTTAAA GTGTCGGCAGTTTGTGGAGATGGTGAATGGGACAGACAGCGAAGTCCGTTGTTTCAGTGCACACAGCCCCAGATCCCAGGACAGTTACCCTGGTTCCCCCAGCTTAAGTCCCAGACACGGATCCAGCAACTCACATGTTCATAGTACTG GAGCAGATAGTCCTACCTGTAGCAATGGAGTCATGTccacaaaaagcaaacagagccaCAGTAAATACCCAACACTGAGTTCATCTTcgtcatcttcctcctcctcctccccctcatCTGTGAACTACTCAGAGTCCAATTCTACAGATTCTACCAAATCTCAGCAGCACAGTAGTACGAGTAACCAAGAAACCAG CGACAGCGAGATGGAAATGGAGGCTGAGCACTACCCCAATGGAGTCCTGGAAAATTCATCCACCAGGATAATGAATGGCACCTACAAACACGAAGAGATCCTGCAGACAGATGAATCCAGCATGG AAGACAGCTGTCCCCAGAGGCAGCTCTGTGGAGGGAACCACGCTGCCACCGAGCGAATGATCCAGTTTGGACGGGAGCTGCAGATGCTGAGTGAACAGCTGTGCAGAGAATACGGGAAGAATACAGTGCACAAAAAGATGCTTCAG GATGCATTTAGCTTGTTAGCTTACTCAGACCCTTGGAACTGCCCTGTTGGTCAACAGCTGGACCCAATCCAGAGGGAacctgtgtgtgctgctcttAATAGTGCTATTTTGG AATCTCAGAACCTGCCAAAGCAGCCCCCACTGATGCTTGCCCTGGGCCAGGCCTCGGAGTGTTTGCGACTCATGGCTCGTGTGGGCTTGGGCTCCTGTTCCTTTGCCAGAGTAGACGACTATTTGCACTAG